In Pseudomonas poae, a single genomic region encodes these proteins:
- a CDS encoding shikimate 5-dehydrogenase, translating to MQMHPNKDTQLCMSLSARPGNFGLRFHNHLYEQLGLNFYYKAFSSQDLPGAIGGIRALGVRGCGVSMPFKEAAIALVDELDDSVQAIDSLNTIVNTNGHLKAYNTDYIAIEQLLKKHAVPKDSTFALRGSGGMAKAVASALRDGGYAKGVIVARNEAAGRALAQNLGYEWHAELGELRPQMLINVTPIGMTGGAEADALAFEADAVDAADTVFDVVAIPAETPLIVHGRAQGKRVITGLEVIAIQALEQFVLYTGVRPTDEQFQAAVAFARG from the coding sequence ATGCAGATGCACCCCAACAAAGACACCCAACTGTGCATGTCATTGTCGGCGCGTCCTGGAAATTTTGGCTTGCGGTTCCATAACCATCTGTACGAACAGCTGGGTCTGAACTTCTACTATAAAGCGTTCAGTAGCCAGGATTTGCCCGGCGCGATAGGTGGTATCCGCGCACTGGGTGTGCGGGGTTGCGGGGTTTCCATGCCGTTCAAGGAAGCCGCCATTGCCCTGGTGGACGAACTGGACGATTCAGTTCAAGCCATCGACTCCCTGAACACCATCGTCAATACCAACGGCCATCTGAAGGCCTACAACACTGACTACATTGCCATCGAACAACTGCTGAAAAAGCACGCAGTGCCCAAGGACTCCACCTTCGCCCTGCGCGGCAGCGGTGGCATGGCCAAGGCCGTGGCCAGTGCCTTGCGTGACGGCGGCTATGCCAAGGGTGTGATCGTCGCGCGCAACGAGGCGGCCGGCCGGGCGTTGGCGCAGAACCTGGGGTATGAGTGGCATGCAGAACTGGGTGAGTTGCGCCCGCAGATGCTCATCAACGTGACGCCCATCGGCATGACCGGTGGCGCCGAGGCAGATGCGCTGGCGTTTGAGGCAGATGCCGTGGATGCGGCAGACACCGTGTTCGATGTGGTGGCGATCCCCGCCGAAACACCATTGATCGTGCATGGGCGGGCCCAGGGCAAGCGGGTGATTACCGGGCTGGAGGTGATTGCGATCCAGGCGCTGGAGCAGTTTGTGCTTTATACCGGGGTGCGGCCAACAGATGAACAGTTCCAGGCGGCAGTGGCGTTCGCCCGGGGTTAG